In the Anguilla anguilla isolate fAngAng1 chromosome 7, fAngAng1.pri, whole genome shotgun sequence genome, one interval contains:
- the LOC118230979 gene encoding protein NipSnap homolog 3A-like isoform X1, whose amino-acid sequence MLNFSNMLRRAFTLPKHVKYMPNLKQPLFFFCTQLRASVSTGPQQQHETFYEFRTYSIKPEWNAAFLELTEKKIHLRMALAELLGYWSVNCGALNQVLQIWKYDSYAQRSDARTALVNNPEWMEEYIAKAIPMLAYQENEVAYLVPWCTVKKPPKKGIYELSTFQMKPGGPAVWGHAFQAAINVNASAGYSHLVAVFHSEFGPLNQVQVLWWFEDPDTRAAIRHKAHGDARVVAAVRESVKYLDSQRSKLLLPTTFSPLQ is encoded by the exons ATGTTGAACTTCAGTAATATGCTTAGGAGGGCATTCACTCTTCCTAAACATGTCAAATATATGCCAAATTTAAAGCAG cctttgttctttttttgcaccCAGCTTCGGGCGTCTGTCTCCACGGGGCCTCAGCAGCAGCATGAAACTTTTTATGAGTTTCGCACGTACAGCATCAAACCGGAGTGGAACGCCGCTTTCCTAGAGCTGACAGAAAAGAAGATTCACCTTCGCATGGCTCTCGCAGAGCTCCTGGGCTACTGGAGCGTGAACTGCGGAGCCCTCAACCAAGTCCTCCAAATTTGGAAATATG ACAGCTACGCCCAGAGGTCAGATGCACGGACTGCCCTGGTCAATAACCCGGAATGGATGGAGGAGTACATCGCTAAGGCCATACCCATGCTGGCGTACCAGGAGAACGAGGTGGCCTACCTGGTGCCCTGGTGCACTGTCAAGAAGCCCCCCAAGAAAG GTATATATGAGCTGTCAACCTTCCAGATGAAACCGGGGGGTCCCGCGGTGTGGGGGCATGCCTTTCAGGCGGCCATCAACGTTAACGCCAGCGCGGGCTACTCCCACCTGGTGGCCGTCTTCCACAGCGAGTTTGGACCACTCAACCAAG TTCAGGTCCTGTGGTGGTTTGAGGACCCGGATACGCGGGCAGCGATTCGGCACAAGGCCCACGGGGATGCCAGAGTGGTGGCAGCAG
- the LOC118230979 gene encoding protein NipSnap homolog 3A-like isoform X2 produces MLNFSNMLRRAFTLPKHVKYMPNLKQLRASVSTGPQQQHETFYEFRTYSIKPEWNAAFLELTEKKIHLRMALAELLGYWSVNCGALNQVLQIWKYDSYAQRSDARTALVNNPEWMEEYIAKAIPMLAYQENEVAYLVPWCTVKKPPKKGIYELSTFQMKPGGPAVWGHAFQAAINVNASAGYSHLVAVFHSEFGPLNQVQVLWWFEDPDTRAAIRHKAHGDARVVAAVRESVKYLDSQRSKLLLPTTFSPLQ; encoded by the exons ATGTTGAACTTCAGTAATATGCTTAGGAGGGCATTCACTCTTCCTAAACATGTCAAATATATGCCAAATTTAAAGCAG CTTCGGGCGTCTGTCTCCACGGGGCCTCAGCAGCAGCATGAAACTTTTTATGAGTTTCGCACGTACAGCATCAAACCGGAGTGGAACGCCGCTTTCCTAGAGCTGACAGAAAAGAAGATTCACCTTCGCATGGCTCTCGCAGAGCTCCTGGGCTACTGGAGCGTGAACTGCGGAGCCCTCAACCAAGTCCTCCAAATTTGGAAATATG ACAGCTACGCCCAGAGGTCAGATGCACGGACTGCCCTGGTCAATAACCCGGAATGGATGGAGGAGTACATCGCTAAGGCCATACCCATGCTGGCGTACCAGGAGAACGAGGTGGCCTACCTGGTGCCCTGGTGCACTGTCAAGAAGCCCCCCAAGAAAG GTATATATGAGCTGTCAACCTTCCAGATGAAACCGGGGGGTCCCGCGGTGTGGGGGCATGCCTTTCAGGCGGCCATCAACGTTAACGCCAGCGCGGGCTACTCCCACCTGGTGGCCGTCTTCCACAGCGAGTTTGGACCACTCAACCAAG TTCAGGTCCTGTGGTGGTTTGAGGACCCGGATACGCGGGCAGCGATTCGGCACAAGGCCCACGGGGATGCCAGAGTGGTGGCAGCAG